One part of the Candidatus Limnocylindrales bacterium genome encodes these proteins:
- a CDS encoding peptidoglycan-binding domain-containing protein, with the protein MKKNIIILLLALLLSSVVAPSVASAHPRTRVIIVDRGYHSRAAIKAAQRVLRAEGLYYGPIDGILGPATREAIRKYQYRHYLRVTGRLDRPTIRAMALNL; encoded by the coding sequence ATGAAGAAAAATATCATCATCTTACTGCTGGCGCTCCTTCTTTCTTCGGTGGTAGCACCCTCGGTCGCGTCAGCACATCCCAGAACCCGGGTCATTATCGTTGATAGGGGTTATCATTCAAGAGCTGCCATTAAGGCAGCCCAGAGGGTCCTTCGGGCAGAAGGGTTATATTATGGGCCTATTGACGGAATTCTGGGTCCCGCCACACGGGAGGCTATTCGGAAGTACCAGTATCGGCATTATCTTCGGGTCACCGGGCGCCTGGATCGACCCACCATTCGGGCTATGGCGTTGAATCTCTGA